A single window of Actinoallomurus bryophytorum DNA harbors:
- a CDS encoding ArsR/SmtB family transcription factor gives MKDDRHPATDDLRLVKVLAALADPVRLTMVRTLGVRGESPCVELHQAARLTISQPTFSHHQRVLREAGILRERVKGAQRIISLRDEDLDACFPGLLGAVLDTPEDLVQKID, from the coding sequence ATGAAAGACGACCGTCATCCCGCGACCGACGACCTCCGGCTGGTGAAGGTGCTCGCGGCGCTCGCCGATCCGGTCCGCCTGACCATGGTCCGCACCCTCGGGGTCCGTGGCGAGTCCCCCTGCGTCGAGCTGCATCAGGCCGCGCGCCTGACGATCAGCCAGCCGACGTTCTCGCACCACCAGCGGGTGCTGCGCGAGGCGGGAATCCTCCGGGAACGCGTCAAGGGCGCCCAGCGCATCATCAGCCTGCGCGACGAGGACCTGGACGCCTGCTTCCCGGGGCTGCTCGGGGCCGTGCTCGACACCCCAGAGGACCTCGTCCAGAAGATCGACTGA
- a CDS encoding permease, producing MGAIGHALAIAGSMTWEILWALILGFALSAVVQAVVRRSTIVRLLGDDRPRTLAIATGFGIASSSCSYAAVALARSLFRKGASLTAAMAFEIASTNLVIELGIVLALLMGWQFTAAEFVGGPIMIVVVTLLFRLFLRERLLREARTQAGRGLAGSMEGHASMDMTVRREGSFSRRLFSKEAFTAVSHVFVMEWAAILRDLVIGLLIAGAVAAWVPDTFWRHLFLTGHPLAAALWGPLVGPLVAVVSFVCSIGNVPLAAVLWNGGISFGGVIAFVFGDLIILPIINIYRKYYGMRMALFITGTFYAAMVIAGYLVELIFGAAGLVPTQRRAEVMEERITWNYTTWLNLAFLILAAVLLVRFFRTGGVPMLKMMGGSPGDEDSSAE from the coding sequence ATGGGTGCCATCGGCCATGCGCTGGCCATTGCCGGGTCGATGACCTGGGAGATCCTGTGGGCGCTGATTCTCGGGTTCGCGCTGTCGGCGGTCGTCCAGGCCGTCGTGCGCAGGTCCACGATCGTCCGGCTCCTCGGTGACGACCGGCCCCGTACTCTCGCCATCGCCACCGGGTTCGGGATCGCCTCCTCCTCCTGCTCGTACGCCGCCGTCGCGCTCGCCCGTTCCCTCTTCCGCAAGGGCGCGAGCCTCACCGCCGCCATGGCCTTCGAGATCGCCTCCACCAACCTCGTCATCGAGCTGGGCATCGTGCTGGCCCTGCTCATGGGCTGGCAGTTCACCGCGGCCGAGTTCGTCGGCGGGCCGATCATGATCGTGGTCGTGACCCTGCTGTTCAGGCTCTTCCTGCGCGAGCGGCTCCTGCGCGAGGCACGTACGCAGGCCGGGCGCGGGCTCGCCGGGTCGATGGAAGGCCATGCGTCGATGGACATGACCGTTCGGCGTGAAGGGTCCTTCTCGCGGCGGCTGTTCTCCAAAGAGGCGTTCACCGCGGTGTCCCATGTGTTCGTCATGGAATGGGCGGCCATTCTCCGGGACCTCGTCATCGGGCTGCTCATCGCCGGGGCCGTCGCCGCCTGGGTGCCCGACACGTTCTGGCGGCATCTCTTCCTGACCGGCCATCCGCTCGCCGCCGCGCTGTGGGGGCCGCTCGTCGGGCCGCTGGTCGCCGTCGTCAGCTTCGTCTGCTCCATCGGCAACGTCCCGCTCGCCGCGGTGCTGTGGAACGGCGGCATCAGCTTCGGCGGCGTGATCGCCTTTGTCTTCGGCGACCTGATCATCCTGCCGATCATCAACATCTACCGGAAGTACTACGGCATGCGGATGGCCCTGTTCATCACCGGGACCTTCTACGCGGCCATGGTGATCGCCGGATATCTCGTCGAGCTGATCTTCGGTGCCGCCGGGCTCGTTCCGACGCAGCGCCGGGCGGAGGTCATGGAGGAGCGGATCACGTGGAACTACACGACCTGGCTCAACCTGGCCTTCCTGATCCTCGCGGCGGTGCTCCTCGTCCGTTTCTTCCGTACGGGCGGCGTCCCGATGCTCAAGATGATGGGCGGCTCCCCCGGCGATGAGGACTCCTCTGCCGAGTGA
- a CDS encoding gluconate:H+ symporter: MTPLASGVLASSSWTGHDTRLIMAAVVGVAVIVVLITQLKVHPFLALALGSGVLGAVAGMSLEKMIASFSNGLGMVVASVGVLIALGSMLGKLLAESGGADQIVDTIISKSSARTLPWAMTLIAVLIGLPMFFEIGLVLLVPVVLLVAKRSGRPLMLLGIPALAGLSVLHGLVPPHPGPLVAVSTVKADLGVTLALGLLVAIPTVIIAGPLFGRVAARWVHAEPPAGLMDEVPEEEGDEESTPRRRPGFALTVGTVLLPVVLMLAKAVADVWLDEDGTLRTALDAIGTPLFALLVAVVVAMFTLGLPAGFDRARISTIVAESLPPIASVLLIVGAGGGFKQTLIDAGVGKAITQAANGANISALVLGWLVAVGIRLATGSATVATISAAGIVAPLATGMSSTHTALLVLAIGSGSLFFSHVNDAGFWLVKEFFGMSVGQTIKTWSVMETIISVVSIIFILLLNLVL; the protein is encoded by the coding sequence ATGACTCCGCTCGCGAGCGGCGTACTGGCCAGCTCCTCGTGGACCGGTCATGACACCCGGCTGATCATGGCCGCGGTCGTCGGTGTCGCCGTCATCGTCGTTCTGATCACTCAGTTGAAGGTCCATCCGTTCCTGGCGCTGGCGCTGGGTTCAGGAGTGCTCGGCGCCGTCGCCGGCATGTCGCTCGAGAAGATGATCGCCAGCTTCAGCAACGGCCTCGGCATGGTGGTCGCCAGTGTCGGTGTGCTCATCGCCCTCGGGTCCATGCTCGGCAAACTGCTGGCCGAGTCCGGCGGTGCCGACCAGATCGTCGACACGATCATCTCCAAGTCCAGTGCCCGAACGCTGCCCTGGGCGATGACGCTCATCGCGGTCCTGATCGGGCTGCCGATGTTCTTCGAGATCGGCCTCGTACTCCTGGTCCCCGTGGTCCTGCTCGTCGCGAAGCGTTCCGGGCGGCCGCTCATGCTGCTCGGCATCCCCGCGCTGGCCGGGCTCTCGGTGCTCCACGGCCTGGTACCTCCCCACCCCGGGCCGCTGGTGGCCGTGAGCACGGTCAAGGCCGACCTGGGTGTCACGCTCGCGCTCGGGCTGCTCGTCGCGATTCCGACCGTGATCATCGCCGGTCCGCTCTTCGGCCGGGTCGCCGCGCGCTGGGTGCACGCGGAGCCGCCCGCCGGGCTGATGGACGAGGTCCCCGAAGAAGAAGGAGACGAGGAGAGCACTCCGCGGCGCCGTCCCGGGTTCGCTCTCACGGTGGGAACGGTCCTGCTCCCCGTCGTCCTGATGCTCGCCAAGGCCGTCGCCGACGTCTGGCTGGATGAGGACGGCACCCTGCGTACGGCACTCGACGCCATCGGTACGCCGCTGTTCGCGCTGCTCGTCGCGGTGGTGGTCGCGATGTTCACGCTCGGGCTGCCCGCCGGGTTCGACCGGGCGAGGATCTCCACCATCGTGGCGGAGTCGCTGCCGCCCATCGCGAGTGTCCTGCTCATCGTCGGTGCCGGTGGTGGCTTCAAGCAGACGCTGATCGACGCCGGTGTGGGCAAGGCCATCACGCAGGCCGCGAACGGCGCGAACATCTCGGCGCTGGTGCTCGGCTGGCTCGTCGCGGTCGGCATCCGGCTCGCCACGGGTTCCGCCACCGTGGCGACGATCTCCGCGGCCGGGATCGTGGCTCCGCTCGCCACCGGGATGAGCTCGACGCACACGGCGCTGCTCGTGCTCGCCATCGGCTCGGGGTCGCTGTTCTTCTCTCACGTCAACGACGCCGGCTTCTGGCTCGTCAAGGAGTTCTTCGGGATGAGCGTCGGTCAGACCATCAAGACCTGGTCGGTGATGGAGACCATCATCTCGGTCGTCTCGATCATCTTCATCCTGCTGCTCAACCTGGTGCTATGA
- a CDS encoding SAM-dependent methyltransferase, protein MAGTPVSRRPFRRTLLEVIVVPDQAESSPAGIDTSRPSVARMYDFYLDGKDNYAVDRAAVEKVAEVLPEVRQVARENRAFLRRAVRYMARQGIRQFIDVGSGLPTAGNTHEIAQEIIPGARVVYVDNDPVVLAHGRALLAADDNTTVATADLHNPDDVLGHAETTRLIDFDEPVGILLIAMVHFLTSSERPQVMGRLRDALAPGSHITATHTSTDGQSAAAVAQIEAVYATTPTPIYLRSRSEISPFFDGLELVEPGLVMLHDWQPDQEDPGPAPTRWMYGGIGRKVS, encoded by the coding sequence GTGGCGGGAACTCCCGTCTCACGGCGGCCCTTTCGCCGGACCCTCCTGGAGGTCATCGTCGTGCCGGACCAAGCCGAGTCGTCCCCGGCGGGCATCGACACGAGCAGGCCGAGCGTCGCTCGGATGTATGACTTCTACCTCGACGGCAAGGACAACTACGCGGTCGATCGCGCCGCCGTGGAAAAGGTCGCCGAGGTGCTTCCGGAGGTACGCCAGGTCGCGCGGGAGAACCGCGCCTTCCTGCGCCGCGCCGTGCGGTACATGGCGCGGCAGGGGATCCGGCAGTTCATCGACGTGGGTTCCGGGCTGCCGACGGCCGGCAACACCCACGAGATCGCGCAGGAGATCATTCCGGGCGCGCGCGTCGTCTACGTCGACAACGACCCGGTCGTCCTGGCGCACGGCCGGGCGCTGCTCGCCGCGGACGACAACACCACGGTCGCGACGGCCGACCTGCACAACCCGGACGACGTGCTCGGCCACGCGGAGACGACCAGACTGATCGACTTCGACGAGCCGGTCGGCATCCTGCTGATCGCCATGGTGCACTTCCTCACGTCTTCGGAGCGACCTCAGGTCATGGGCCGGCTGCGCGACGCCCTGGCGCCGGGCAGCCACATCACCGCGACCCACACCTCGACGGACGGGCAGTCGGCGGCCGCGGTCGCGCAGATCGAGGCGGTCTACGCGACCACGCCGACGCCGATCTATCTCCGCTCGCGGTCGGAGATCTCACCCTTCTTCGACGGGCTGGAGCTGGTCGAGCCCGGCCTGGTCATGCTGCACGACTGGCAGCCGGACCAGGAGGACCCGGGACCGGCCCCGACCCGCTGGATGTACGGCGGGATCGGGCGCAAGGTCTCATAG
- a CDS encoding GDSL-type esterase/lipase family protein has product MTWTTAYLAALGDPDGTPSFMPQPRSFSAQTVRQAVRLRRGGGALRLVLSNEFGHTPLVIDEVTAADGMPVLCQGGARWEIPPGRTATSDPVPLTTAAGDEFVISCFVSGDAEPAAYLHSAQRTGEVLHSAERTGEVLPGAERFTSLYWITRVLTDAPAAGPVVVALGDSITRGDGTSADRDQRYADHLQRRLLAAGLEGAAVLNAGIGGNRLLGPLFGPTMTERFARDVLGVPEATHVLIMGGLNDLAMGSPADDITGALFALARRAQRHGVQPILGTVTPMMGSVYEMFRADGNEEARRAVNQAITGQRDWHVADFAAALADPDDPTRLAAAFDSGDGVHPGDAGARALAETVDLDLFK; this is encoded by the coding sequence GTGACCTGGACCACCGCCTACCTCGCCGCGCTGGGCGACCCGGACGGGACGCCGTCCTTCATGCCGCAGCCCCGGTCGTTCTCCGCTCAGACGGTGCGGCAGGCCGTCCGGCTGCGGCGCGGCGGCGGCGCCCTGCGGCTGGTCCTGAGCAACGAGTTCGGGCACACGCCGCTGGTGATCGACGAGGTCACGGCGGCGGATGGCATGCCCGTCCTCTGTCAGGGCGGCGCGCGCTGGGAGATCCCGCCCGGCAGGACCGCGACGAGTGACCCGGTCCCGCTGACCACCGCGGCGGGCGACGAGTTCGTGATCAGCTGCTTCGTGTCGGGCGACGCGGAACCGGCCGCGTACCTGCACTCAGCCCAGCGCACCGGCGAGGTCCTGCACTCCGCCGAGCGCACCGGCGAGGTCCTGCCCGGCGCCGAGCGGTTCACCTCGCTCTACTGGATCACCCGGGTTCTGACCGACGCGCCCGCGGCCGGTCCGGTCGTCGTCGCCCTGGGCGACTCGATCACCCGGGGCGACGGCACCTCGGCGGACCGAGACCAGCGCTACGCCGATCACCTGCAACGCCGGCTGCTCGCCGCCGGACTCGAGGGCGCCGCCGTCCTGAACGCGGGCATCGGCGGCAACCGGCTGCTCGGCCCCTTGTTCGGGCCGACCATGACGGAGCGGTTCGCCCGCGACGTGCTCGGCGTCCCGGAGGCTACCCACGTCCTGATCATGGGCGGGCTCAATGACCTGGCCATGGGTTCGCCCGCGGACGACATCACCGGGGCGCTGTTCGCGCTGGCCCGTCGTGCCCAGAGGCATGGCGTCCAGCCGATCCTGGGCACGGTGACCCCGATGATGGGCAGCGTCTACGAGATGTTCCGGGCCGACGGCAACGAGGAGGCGCGGCGGGCCGTCAACCAGGCCATCACCGGCCAGCGGGACTGGCATGTCGCCGACTTCGCCGCCGCCCTGGCCGACCCGGACGATCCCACCCGGCTCGCCGCCGCCTTCGACTCCGGCGACGGGGTACACCCCGGAGACGCGGGCGCTCGCGCCCTCGCCGAGACCGTGGACCTCGACCTCTTCAAGTGA
- a CDS encoding FAD-dependent monooxygenase, with the protein MDPVVVIGAGPVGLTAALLLARWDLPVVVLERRAARDPAGSRSICQQRDVLDIWAAVGAGAVAEEGLTWTTARTFYRDRELFSWSFTGRGTSPLPPFVNLSQARTEEILSARAAADARVDVRWGHEVTGLGQDRSGVTLECANGAVVRACHVVACAGARGGRVVREALGVGFEGRAFGDEFLICDIRADLPGWENERRFYFDPVWNPGRQVLIHPCPDSTFRIDWQVPPGFDLAAEETGGGLDRRIRQIVGPVPYELIWRSVYRFQSRIADRMRVGRVLLAGDCAHLVAPFGARGLNSGVPDAENAAWKIAFVVRGWAPERLLATYHDERHAAAAENLAVTDATMRFLVPRSAEEWRVRRETLEKAALDPANAMTTVDSGRFAEPYWYADSALTTPEPSRPFAGRPPKGEDAVPGPGVIVPDARLNTGARFRELVRDGFTVLLAGREDHASFERAARTVTGAPVTVLELERIDALASALGAERGEAWLIRPDAHIAAVLPGATPDRLATAVRRALGYG; encoded by the coding sequence GTGGACCCCGTCGTCGTGATCGGGGCCGGGCCGGTCGGGCTGACGGCGGCGCTGCTGCTCGCGCGCTGGGACCTTCCGGTCGTCGTGCTGGAGCGGCGCGCCGCGCGCGACCCGGCCGGGTCCCGCTCGATCTGCCAGCAGCGTGACGTGCTCGACATCTGGGCCGCCGTCGGTGCCGGCGCGGTCGCCGAGGAGGGCCTCACCTGGACCACGGCCCGTACGTTCTACCGCGACCGTGAGCTGTTCTCCTGGAGCTTCACCGGCCGGGGCACCTCGCCGCTGCCGCCGTTCGTGAACCTCTCCCAGGCCCGTACCGAGGAGATCCTCAGCGCGCGAGCCGCCGCGGACGCCCGCGTCGACGTGCGGTGGGGCCACGAGGTGACCGGCCTCGGCCAGGACCGAAGTGGCGTGACGCTGGAGTGCGCGAACGGTGCCGTCGTCCGCGCCTGCCATGTCGTGGCGTGCGCGGGCGCGCGCGGCGGCCGAGTCGTACGCGAGGCGCTGGGCGTCGGCTTCGAGGGCCGGGCGTTCGGCGACGAGTTCCTGATCTGCGACATACGGGCCGACCTGCCCGGATGGGAGAACGAGCGCCGGTTCTACTTCGACCCGGTGTGGAATCCCGGCCGCCAGGTCCTGATCCACCCGTGCCCGGACTCGACGTTCCGCATCGACTGGCAGGTGCCGCCCGGGTTCGATCTCGCCGCCGAGGAGACCGGGGGAGGGCTCGACCGCCGCATCCGGCAGATCGTCGGCCCGGTCCCGTACGAGCTGATCTGGCGTTCGGTCTACCGGTTCCAGTCGCGGATCGCGGACCGGATGCGGGTGGGCCGGGTGCTGCTCGCCGGCGACTGCGCCCATCTCGTCGCGCCGTTCGGCGCGCGTGGCCTCAACTCCGGCGTCCCCGACGCGGAGAACGCCGCGTGGAAGATCGCTTTCGTCGTACGCGGCTGGGCCCCGGAGCGGCTCCTGGCCACCTACCACGACGAACGGCACGCCGCCGCGGCCGAGAACCTCGCGGTCACCGACGCGACCATGCGCTTCCTCGTGCCGCGGTCCGCGGAGGAGTGGCGTGTACGGCGCGAGACGCTCGAGAAGGCGGCGCTCGATCCCGCGAACGCGATGACGACCGTCGACTCCGGGCGTTTCGCCGAACCGTACTGGTACGCCGACTCCGCACTGACCACGCCCGAACCGAGCCGTCCGTTCGCGGGCCGGCCGCCCAAGGGCGAGGACGCGGTGCCGGGGCCGGGTGTCATCGTGCCGGACGCTCGCCTGAACACGGGTGCGCGCTTCCGCGAGCTCGTACGAGACGGGTTCACCGTGCTGCTCGCCGGCCGGGAGGACCACGCGTCCTTCGAACGCGCCGCGCGTACGGTCACCGGGGCGCCGGTCACCGTGCTGGAACTGGAGCGGATCGACGCCCTGGCGTCCGCGCTGGGCGCCGAGCGGGGTGAGGCATGGCTGATCCGTCCCGACGCCCACATCGCGGCCGTACTGCCCGGCGCCACCCCCGACCGGCTGGCGACGGCCGTACGGCGAGCGCTCGGGTACGGCTGA
- a CDS encoding AfsR/SARP family transcriptional regulator, with protein sequence MGAGEPRFGVLGPLLIEVDGRPMPPPGSGVVRGLLGVLLLAGGRSLTAEHLIELVWADRAERTGRGPVQAAVSRLRDWLGRLPGGGPPVEYDSGGYRLVLRADAVDAGRFRALVLRAATTSDPATRCEMLDAALTLRRGPVLADLVSVDRAGSLMREAEDAVHRAAVAFAEAAIAAGRPGSAIPRLTVLAEEQPLDEELQAVLIELMSVDGRPADALRHHQKVRERITGEIGVEPGARVQRAYLTVLARDRDHGPGPLVETTVPPPAQLPPGIADFTGRDAEADLLARTLDVTGAPVVTAVSGPGGVGKTVLALHVAHRLAARFPGGQLYADLGAELSEPADPSRVLGGFLAALGIAGPVVPEALEERTALFRSLLAGRRVLIVLDNASSEGQVRPLLPGSPGSAVIVTSRAHLAGLESARPVELEVFGAHEATGLLAQIAGADRIAAEPEAAAEIARLCAYVPLAVRIAGARLAGRRHWSLAYLATRLGDEHRRLDELSAGDLAIRAGFAVSYSRLPADTRRLFRLLGLLDVTDFAGWVAAALLDLPVDQAQAHLEALVDSQLLDLGSSDPAGGLRYRCHDLVRLYARERAREEDSASVQAAALTRAFGGWLALSERAAELVPGPCYAAIHGDAPRWRLPSALTDTTLRDPAAWFDAEWTALVAAAGQACELGLDEFAWDLAACLEKYFDVRCMTVEWRETHERALQLCRSAGNRRGEAVLLRGLLEVTTWNTTAPSGTAMTTLRERSLRLLHMFEELGEPRGMADALVNCAWGLVAEGQADEALAAAERALTLAREHGHLGGQARARHVMGIACAGSARIEAAIDHLTRALGLARELGNPRFEATAMQFLGAAHWEAGRIDTGHDLLVDSLVMCHARGDRYAEVFSLLYLAKLYAGLGDARARPTAEAVLSVSRRYGMRHHLADSLKVLGDLDMVDGRFASATLRLEESVLVWRSRGWSSFLAATLRSLGHAHAGTGESESAAKAWTEALTLFEELSDTTSAAEVSALLADTCAVPPCR encoded by the coding sequence ATGGGCGCCGGTGAGCCGCGGTTCGGAGTGCTTGGCCCGCTGCTGATCGAGGTGGACGGGCGGCCCATGCCGCCGCCCGGGTCCGGGGTGGTGCGCGGGCTGCTCGGCGTGCTCCTGCTCGCCGGAGGACGGTCTCTGACGGCCGAACACCTCATCGAGCTCGTGTGGGCCGACCGGGCGGAGCGTACGGGCCGGGGGCCGGTGCAGGCGGCGGTCTCGCGGCTGCGCGACTGGCTGGGCCGGCTCCCGGGCGGCGGGCCGCCGGTGGAGTACGACAGCGGGGGCTATCGGCTCGTCCTGCGCGCCGACGCGGTGGACGCCGGCCGGTTCCGTGCCCTCGTCCTGCGGGCGGCGACGACGAGCGACCCCGCGACGCGGTGCGAGATGCTCGACGCGGCGCTGACGCTGCGGCGCGGGCCGGTCCTCGCCGACCTGGTCTCGGTCGACCGGGCCGGTTCGCTCATGCGCGAGGCCGAGGACGCCGTACACCGCGCGGCCGTGGCGTTCGCCGAGGCGGCCATCGCGGCGGGGCGTCCGGGCTCGGCGATCCCGCGGCTGACCGTCCTGGCCGAGGAGCAGCCGCTCGACGAGGAACTGCAGGCGGTCCTGATCGAGCTGATGTCGGTCGACGGCCGCCCGGCCGACGCCCTGCGGCACCACCAGAAGGTGCGCGAGCGGATCACCGGCGAGATCGGTGTCGAGCCCGGAGCCAGAGTGCAACGCGCCTATCTCACCGTGCTCGCCCGCGACCGCGACCACGGGCCGGGCCCGCTCGTGGAGACCACAGTGCCGCCGCCCGCCCAGCTGCCGCCGGGCATCGCGGACTTCACCGGCCGCGACGCCGAGGCCGACCTGCTGGCGCGCACGCTCGACGTGACCGGCGCGCCCGTGGTCACGGCGGTCTCCGGACCGGGCGGGGTCGGCAAGACCGTGCTCGCCCTGCACGTCGCGCACCGGCTGGCGGCGCGGTTCCCCGGCGGACAGCTCTACGCCGACCTGGGCGCCGAGCTCAGCGAGCCCGCGGATCCCTCACGAGTGCTCGGCGGGTTCCTCGCCGCGCTGGGCATCGCCGGGCCGGTCGTGCCCGAGGCGCTGGAGGAACGCACGGCGCTCTTCCGCAGCCTGCTCGCCGGCCGGCGCGTCCTCATCGTGCTCGACAACGCCTCCTCCGAGGGGCAGGTACGCCCGCTGCTGCCCGGATCGCCGGGTTCGGCGGTGATCGTGACGAGCCGGGCGCACCTGGCGGGGCTGGAGTCGGCCAGGCCGGTCGAGCTTGAGGTGTTCGGCGCCCATGAGGCGACCGGCCTGCTCGCCCAGATCGCGGGGGCGGACCGGATCGCGGCCGAGCCCGAGGCCGCGGCCGAGATCGCACGGCTGTGCGCGTACGTGCCGCTGGCGGTGCGGATCGCCGGCGCGCGGCTGGCCGGCCGGCGCCACTGGAGCCTCGCCTACCTCGCGACCCGGCTCGGCGACGAGCACCGCCGGCTCGACGAGCTGTCGGCGGGCGATCTGGCGATCCGCGCCGGCTTCGCGGTCAGCTACTCGCGGCTGCCCGCGGACACCCGCCGCCTGTTCCGCCTGCTCGGCCTGCTGGACGTGACCGACTTCGCCGGCTGGGTCGCAGCGGCACTGCTGGACCTGCCGGTCGACCAGGCCCAGGCGCATCTCGAGGCGCTGGTCGACTCCCAGCTCCTCGACCTGGGCAGCTCCGATCCGGCCGGTGGTCTCCGGTACCGCTGCCATGACCTCGTACGGCTGTACGCGCGCGAACGGGCGCGCGAGGAGGACTCGGCGAGCGTCCAGGCCGCCGCGCTGACACGGGCGTTCGGCGGGTGGCTCGCGCTGTCCGAGCGCGCCGCCGAGCTCGTACCCGGCCCGTGCTACGCGGCGATCCACGGTGACGCGCCGCGCTGGCGGCTCCCCTCCGCGCTCACCGACACCACGCTGCGGGACCCCGCCGCCTGGTTCGACGCCGAGTGGACCGCACTGGTGGCCGCCGCGGGCCAGGCGTGCGAGCTCGGCCTGGATGAGTTCGCCTGGGACCTGGCGGCCTGTCTGGAAAAGTACTTCGACGTGCGCTGCATGACGGTGGAGTGGCGCGAGACGCACGAGCGCGCGCTGCAGCTGTGCCGCTCGGCCGGCAACCGGCGGGGCGAGGCCGTGCTGCTGCGCGGGCTGCTCGAAGTGACGACGTGGAACACCACGGCACCGTCCGGCACGGCCATGACCACGCTGCGGGAGCGGTCCCTGCGGCTGCTGCACATGTTCGAGGAGCTGGGCGAGCCGCGCGGAATGGCCGACGCCCTGGTCAACTGCGCCTGGGGGCTCGTGGCCGAGGGCCAGGCGGACGAGGCGCTGGCGGCCGCCGAACGCGCCCTGACCTTGGCGCGAGAGCACGGGCATCTCGGCGGTCAGGCACGTGCCCGCCACGTGATGGGCATCGCCTGCGCCGGCAGCGCACGTATCGAGGCCGCGATCGACCACCTGACCCGGGCCCTGGGGCTGGCCAGGGAGCTCGGCAACCCCCGCTTCGAGGCGACGGCGATGCAGTTTCTCGGGGCGGCCCACTGGGAGGCCGGGCGGATCGACACCGGCCACGACCTGCTCGTCGACTCGCTCGTGATGTGCCACGCCCGCGGCGACCGCTATGCCGAGGTGTTCTCGCTGCTGTACCTCGCCAAGCTGTACGCCGGCCTCGGCGACGCGCGCGCACGGCCGACCGCCGAGGCGGTCCTTTCGGTCAGCCGCCGGTACGGCATGCGTCACCACCTGGCCGACTCCCTGAAGGTCCTCGGCGACCTGGACATGGTCGACGGCCGGTTCGCCTCGGCGACGCTCCGGCTGGAGGAGTCGGTGCTGGTGTGGCGGAGCCGCGGCTGGTCCTCGTTCCTGGCCGCGACGCTCCGCAGCCTCGGCCACGCGCACGCGGGCACCGGTGAGTCCGAGTCGGCGGCGAAGGCGTGGACCGAGGCCCTCACACTGTTCGAGGAGCTGTCCGACACCACCTCGGCCGCCGAGGTCAGCGCGCTGCTCGCGGATACGTGCGCGGTCCCGCCCTGCCGCTGA
- a CDS encoding MarR family winged helix-turn-helix transcriptional regulator: MTEATRTPDGDEAFDSLEQELATLLRRARAMSAEMGREVHPDLDPEAYGLLAGIHDHSRARASDLAGHFGLGKATVSRQLKVLAELGLIERGPDPADGRAHVLVITEEGRQRLETTRLARRTRWHAVLGRWPVDDVRLLADMLARFNRLGDDACDD; this comes from the coding sequence ATGACAGAAGCGACCAGAACACCCGACGGCGACGAGGCATTCGACTCCCTCGAGCAGGAGCTCGCCACGCTCCTCCGCCGGGCACGGGCGATGTCCGCCGAGATGGGCCGCGAGGTGCATCCGGACCTGGACCCCGAGGCGTACGGGCTGCTCGCCGGCATCCACGACCACTCGCGGGCCCGCGCCAGTGACCTCGCCGGGCACTTCGGCCTCGGCAAGGCCACGGTCAGCCGTCAGCTCAAGGTGCTGGCCGAGCTCGGCCTGATCGAACGCGGACCCGACCCGGCCGACGGGCGCGCGCACGTCCTCGTCATCACCGAAGAGGGACGGCAGCGCTTGGAGACCACCCGCCTGGCCCGCCGTACGCGCTGGCATGCCGTCCTCGGCAGGTGGCCGGTCGACGACGTACGGCTGCTGGCGGACATGCTCGCCCGCTTCAACCGACTCGGCGACGACGCCTGCGACGACTGA